The Spirosoma sp. SC4-14 DNA window CTTAGTATGAACTGAAAAACTCCTTAGAATTTGCTTAGAAAAGCTATTATCGGTTTAAAACCATCCGAAATACTGTGGGTTGGCTGGGAGCCGACGAAACCGTTATCTGACCACCGTGTAAGCGAATAATTCGTTCAACCAACGACAGCCCGACTCCATACCCGCGAACTTCGGCGGTTTGCCGGCTTCGGTAAAAAGGCTCAAAAATATAGGGTAGATCCGTTTCCGGAATGGGCGGCCCTTCATTTGTTATACTCACCTGAAGTGTGCTGGGCGAAAAATTGATGTGCACATTTGCATGGCCATCGAACGAAAACTTACAGGCATTTTCGATTAAATTTTTCAGTGCCGCACACAAAAGAGTTTTGTTTCCCCGAACCGTCAGGTGTTCAGGGTCATCGGGCAGCTCCCCCAAATCGACACTCACCTCATAGCGGGAATTTATTGCATTCACTTCATCCCGAATATCCCAGACGAGTTCATCAATTCGGACATCGTCGGTCAGTAATCCATCGGTATTGTCCTGACTAATCTGCGAAAGCTGCAGCAGTTCATGGGTCAGTTCTGAGAGACTCGTAACATCGTCGAGAACGGAACGGATCGTCTGCTGATAGGCACCAGGGTCGCGCTGGTTCAGCAGGCTAACTTCCAGTTGCGAGCTAATCTGTGTGAGTGGATTTTTCAGTTCATGCGAAACATTGGCCACAAACATCCGCTGAAGGCGAAATGATTCGGCTATGCGGTCGAGCAATCGATTGATCGTTACCGAAAGCCGGCTTAGTTCATCGTCGTCGGGGTTTACAGGCAACCGTTCATTGCGGTTTTGTGGGAAAATGGCGTTAAGAATCTGGTCGATCCGCTGCATGGGCTGAAGCGCATCGCCCGCAAAGAACCAACCCGAAAAAGCCGTTATACCGATCGAGAGGATAAACAGGCCAATAAGCGCCCAGAGAAGTTGGCGTAAAAAAACATCACCATATACGTTTTCGGCACTGGCTATCACCACATACTGCCCCGATGCAGTCATGAACCGAATGCCACATACGTAGTATTCGCCCTGCCGGAATTCCCTGCGTTTTTGCTTTCGAATGCTGGAAATCGTAGTGGGTGAAATAGCCAGTTTTACGGCGTCGCTGGTTACGTAAATGAGCGAATCCCGCCGGTCGAAAACAATGATTTTCTGATTGGGGAGCTGGTCTTTTCGAATATTGCTGAGCTGACGTATCAACTGAGCATCTAACCGATGACGAATAAGCATTTCGCCCAGTGTGTTGGCTTTTCGATCGAGCCGACGGTAAAAGTCAGACGCAATAAAGTACCAGCAGAAGGCATAAATACTCACAAACGTTAGTAGCAAAATGGCCGATACTAACCCTGTGAAACGAAATGCCAGACGGTTGCGGATGGTCATGAGCAGCCAGTACTATTCCTCCTTAAATACATACCCCATACCAAACTGAGTATGAATGAGTTTGGTTGGGAAATCCTTGTCTATTTTTTTGCGCAGGTAATTGATATATACTTCCACTACATTGGTGCCCGTATCGAAGTTAAGGTCCCAAACGTGTTCGGCAATTTCGGGTTTCGATAATACGCGCCCCTGATTCCGCATCAGGAATTCGAGCAGCGCAAATTCACGGGCGGTCAGCTCTATCGATTGACCATCGCGGCTGACAGTTTTAGCATCCAGATTCATTTCAATGCCGCCAAAACGCAGCGTTTGTGCTGTCATGGAAACCTGGGTGCCCCGTTTGGTAAGCGATCGAACGCGGGCCAATAGCTCGGTAAACTGGAAAGGTTTGGTCAAATACTGGTCGGCACCAGCATCGAAGCCCGAAATTTTGTCGTCCGATTCGCCCAGCGCAGTTAGCAGAAGAATTGGTGTTGTTAAGCCTTCAGCCCGAAGTTGTCGGCATAGCTCAAAACCATTCAGACCGGGTAAAATTACGTCGGAAATAATGGCGGCATAGTTATTCTTCAGTGCTAATCGTTTGGCAATCAGTCCATCGTAGGCAATGTCTACTTCAAACTGACTTTCTTCGAGCCCTTGCTGAATTGCTTGTAGGGTTTTGGGTTCATCTTCGACGACTAAAAGCTTCATAACCGTGTTGAGGTAGGTCGGAATGTTTAGAGTAAGTAGTTTACAGCGGAAGGTTTACCGTAAAGTTATAACGATTTAACGGCAGGTAAGTTAAACAATTGGACAACTTATTTCGAACTCACGCAAGCCGGGAAATTTGGGTGAATAGTACATTCTAAGGAAATTTTAAGCTCTGCTTAAGTTTATCCTTATTCGGCCAGAGTACCTTACTGCCCATAAACGAACACAATTATGGCACAATTTCTTATCATAACGGTTGTGATCGTCTTGGTTGGGATAATTAGTTATCTGACGAGTGCCTGGTTCGGCTATCAGTCGTCGGGCATGGGAATGCAGCCTCCGCACTACCGGAAATTAATGGACCGTTTCAAACCAAAGACAAAATCTTCTTCGAAGCAGGAAGAAGATTTTGTGGAGGAAAATACGGTTGAATGAAGACCAATTAGCTCTGGTCGATCAGCTCCAGCAGCATCTCTACGTCGCGCTGTCGTGCCAGTTGATACCGTGCGAAGGAAATTCCGGGACCAACTTTCAGCGTGTAGGCCCAATTTGGTAACTGTCGAAACATATCTTCGTCGGTTGTATCGTCGCCGATACTGACAATGAAATCGTAGTTATCCTGTTCAAAAAGCTTTTGCGCTATTGTTCCTTTGCTGTGTAACTCTGGTTTAACTTCAATTACTTTGTTGCCCTGAATAACTGTCAGCTTGGTTGCTGTCGGAATATTTCGGAGCATAGTAGCCAGTTCTATGGCTTTTCCTTCCACGTCGTCGGCCTGCACCATTCGAAAGTGCCAGGCAATGGCCGTTTCTTTTTGTTCAATAAACGATTCCGGAAATAGAGCTGTATAGTCGCTCATTGTGGCTCGTATCGGCTCAACCCAGTCGGAGTCTGTCAGGTCGAGTTGTTGCCAGTCCTGCTCTGGTTTTTTGATAAACGCCCCATGCTCGGCAACCAGCGTAACAGGAAGTGCTTCCATTGCTTTTTCCAGAAAAGCCCGGTTTCGTCCGCTGATAATTACCAGATCGTTTTTTTGAGCTAACCGGTCTAGCATGGGCCGGATGTTGTTGGAAAGCTGTGCTTTGGCCGGATCATTGACAATGGGAGCCAGGGTTCCATCAAAATCAAAAAGGAGCAGCCGGTGTTGGGCTTTCTGGTAGGCTTCACTGAATTCGGGAACCGGTAAGTTTGTAGCCATTTCGGTGGTTTGTGTTTGTGAAAAAGCCCCCAGAAAATTGTGGCTCCATCGAAAAACATTGTGGTTTTGAATATGTTGACGCATTTTTTTCATTCGTCGCTTTTGTTCCTGAACCGGCATGTCGAGCGCATCCTTAATCGCCGTTGCTACCTCCTGCGTGTCGGTTGGGTTAATAATCAGCGCATCGGGGAGTTCCTGAGCAGCCCCGGCCAGTTCGCTCAGAATGAGCACGCCCTGATTATCGCGCCGACTGGCAACAAACTCTTTGCACACCAGATTCATGCCGTCGCGGATGGGGGTAATGAGGGCTATATCGCAGCCGGTATAGAGAGACAACAACTCCGTAAATGTCAGCGAGAGGTAAGAATAAACGACCGGACGCCACCCAATTGTACCGAATAGGCCATTGATACGACCAACCGTTTCTTCAATTTCCCGCTTGATTTCCTGATAATGGCTGATTCGATCCCGCGAGGGGACCACCGTCATAACAAACGTTACGCGGTCGTGCCAGTCGGGATTCTGGGTCAGAAACCGCTCATAGCCCTGTAAACGATAGGTGATGCCTTTAGAGTAATCGAGACGATCGACCGAAAAGATGATTTTATTCTGACGCAGCAGTTGTTTGTGTTGCCTGCGGGTTTTTAGGACAGCTTCGGCCTGGCTTCCCTCATCAAATTTTGTAAAATCGATACTGATAGGAAAATCGCCAACGTAGACCGATCGGTCGGCAAGCACTATACGCTGTTCGATTATGGGCAATGCCAGCACTTCGGCTACATTCTGAAAAAAATGCTGGGTATAGTCGGCCGTATGAAAACCAATGACATCGGAGCCTAAAATGCCCCCAACAAGTGCCTGTCGCCAGGTTCGGGGCAGAAGCTTAATGATTTCATAGGTTGGAAACGGAATGTGAAAGAAATAGCCGATAGTGGCGTCGGGTACGGCTTTGCGCAACATTTCGGGCAATAACATCAATTGAAAATCATGAATCCAGACCAGATCGCCCGGTTCGATAATTGATGTTAATTCCTCCAGAAAACGGGTGTTTACTTGTTGATAAGCATCGAAATAACTTTCCTGAAACGAAGCAAAGGAAGGGAAATAATGAAAAAGCGGCCAGATTATTTCATTACAGAACCCTTCGTAAAATGCCTGATGTATATCGTCGTCGACAAATACCGGATGGGCAACAAAGTGTTCGTTCTCAAAAGCCGATTGCTCAATTGTTTTCAGGCTATTGTCGCAGTGCCCGATCCAGTGAATTTTAGGCGCATGCTCGTCTCCGGTTTGCCCCATTCGCTCAGCGAGCGACAGAACTGCCGAAACCAGTCCGCCCGAATTTTGAAAAAGGCTGACTTCATCTTTGGTTTTTTTTATGCTGAAAGGTAGGCGATAGGCTACTATAATTAATCGTGTAAATGTTCCATTGAGGTTGTTCATGTAGTTTTTGTGCTCCTGGGAAGAGCCTGTTACTGGCACAAAAGACGATTGATTCACTTAAAATGCCCTTAAGCAAATCTTAGAAACTCCTTAGAAGTATCGGGGCTATCGGTTATGGTTGCTGGCGGAGCCTATGAAGTAGCTCAATTCTGATTCCAGCGGTAAACAGGCGTTCTTTCTTGTTCTGGAGTAATTGCTGAGTCCAGTCAACAAATCCCCCGTTGCCAATGTTTTGCATTGTACGTTCCTGCGATCGTCGACATGCTTCCCCGAAACTCCAATTACCGTTTCAGGGGGGGGATCTTGAACATACGCTGCCCACAGGTCTACCAAAGCAACCGGATTAGAGTAACCCTGATGAGGATATAACTGAACGGAAAGCGTTTTGTTGGGGATAATTTTCTGAAAATGCAATGGAATGTGGTCCTGTTAGCCCACAAACCCTATTTTTAAGTGGGTGCCGTCGCAATAAGGTTTGTTGTGGCTACCACCACACCGACAAAAAGCGGTTACTTTATTTTTTTGAGTTTCGTGGCCTTCGGCGTCTTTTATCCGTAAGTTGCCATAAACCAATAAGGGGCCGTTGGGCAGCGGCTCAACCAGACTCTCGGCTTGTATATCGTCGGGCTGCACGGCGTCTTCGTTTCTAAAATAACTTAGGGCTTTAGACGGGCAACGGTCTACCTGTTCCATAATTCGCTCTGAGCCAGCACCGTTGATGTTGACCCAGGGCTTCTTGCGAGGATCGAATACGTCGCTAAGCTGAGTCCAGCAAAGTTTAGAATGGATACAGACACTGGGTTTCCAGACAACCGTGATTTCACCATTCGAATAGGTTTTTGTAATGTCAGGCGTTTCGCTCATGGTAATAGAGACGGGTTTTCGTTCAGATGCTTGCTATCCGTAGACGATGATTCGTGGTAATGTGGGGCATCAACCAGAGTTGTATCAAAATCGACAGGATTTTCCAGAACACGATGCACCGGGCAGCGGTCTGCAATTTCGAGAAGCCGCAACCGCTGTTCGGCGGTTAAGTCGCCATTGAGGATAAGCTTCATCGTAAACTGCGACCTTTTTTGCTGCGTGTCGTGGGTGTATTCTACATGGGCCACGGCTGAGTCGAGAGGCCAGCCTTTTCGGTCGGCATACATCCGTAGCGTAATGACTGTGCAGGAAGCTAATGAACTTGCCAGTAACTCTCCTGGACGCATTCCCCGATCTTGCCCACCCATGTCGAGCGGTTCATCGACAACAATAACCTGCGAGGCTGTTGAAAGGTGAGTTTCATAGGGAGTTCGTTCAATGCGTGCCGTTACAGAAGCCATATTGAAATTTGTTTTAGAAAAGGCCTATGGATCATAGACCCGTTCTGCTGAAAAACAACCCTAAACGGTTGCCAAACCCGTTTAGGGGTAAGTTGACGAAGCACTGGGTTCATTTATTTCAATGACCTCAGTTGGGCTCGTGACCCCATTCGGCTGGCTTTTCGCGCCAGGCCGCCAGCGAACCCATCGCTTCGGCCGAAATATAATTGAGTTGCTGCGCTTCGGCCAGCAACACGTCGTAGTTGCTCAGGCATTCCAGCGAAACATTTTTGTTGGCGAAATTTTGAGTCGCAACCGGGAAACCATACGTAAAAATAGCTGCCATACCCAGCACAATGGCCCCTGCTCCCCGAAGCGCATCCACTACTTTCAGCGAGCTACCGCCCGTTGAAATTAAGTCTTCAATGACAACTACCCGCTGACCCGCTTCCAGTCGTCCTTCAATCTGTTTGCCCATGCCATGGGCCTTTGGTTCGGGCCGAACATAGCAATAGGGTAGGTTTAGCACATCCGCAACGAGTACGCCCTGAGGAATACCGGCGGTGGCAACACCCGCAATCACGTCGGCCAGCGGAAAAGCCTGCCGAATCCGGTCGGCCAGCGCATTTTTAATAAATGAGCGTACTTCAGGATAAGCTAAGGTAACCCGATTGTCGCAATAAATAGGTGATTTCCAGCCCGAACTCCAGGTGAAGGGGGCATTGGGTTGCAAACGAACGGCCTGAACGGTCAGAAGGTGCCGGGCAACGGCTTGTTGAGTCGATAGTGAGTTCACGAATAAGAGAAAAAGTAACGACCCAAAAGTAGGAAAATGGACGCAAACCTTCTTTATTTGTTTTTTTAATCTGTTTTTAATCTTGCCAAATACTAACACTGACGCCATAGACTTGTCGGTCAATAAATAAATTGTTAGTTTGCTATAGATCTAAGTATAAGTTCGGGTCACTACGCTTCATCTACTACGCTTTACCTTCCTAAAATGAAAGTTGATTTATCCAACCAGCTCCCTAATCCGTTGCTGGAGAGTGTTTTTCAAAACTCTCTCAATGGAATAGTATTATGTCAGGCTATTCGGAATACACAGAACGAAATAGTCGATTTTCGAATCGTTCGCTGTAACGAACGCGCTGCTGCCATGAGTGGACTAAGCCAGGAGCAGATGCTGTCCCGCACCATGCTCGAACTCGATTTGCATGGCAGTTGCAGCGGTATTTTCTACCAGTATAAAGAAGTTGTTGAAACCGGACTGCCAGCCCATGTTGAGCATTATCTGAAACCGGCCGATCGATGGATGACGCAGTCATTGGCCTGCTACGACGACAGTGTGCTGGCATCCTGGACCGACATAACTGATCAAAAACGAATCGAACTGGAACGGCAGCAGGAAACCGAGCTGCTACAGGCTATTCTGGATAATACGCAGACCGGAATCGCCGTAATGCAATCGGTGCGGGATGACTATGGGAAAGTTGTCGATTTCCGGTTTACGCACATCAATACAAACGCCGAACGGATTACTAAACGGCCTAAAGCTGATGTGATTGGGTTGCTTTATTCCGAGACCTGGCCTGGGGCCCAAACCAATGGCGTGCTCGACTGGCATATTCAGGTTGCCGAAACAAATGAGCCTGCCCGAATCAATAGCGTCAATTTACCCGTCGATGGCTATAATGGCTGGTACACTATTTGGATACGACCATTGGGCGATGGAGTCATTGCTACGTTTGTTGACATAACGGCTCTGAAACGTGCCGAATTGGCCAATCAGCAACAGGCCGAGCTACTTCGTTCGGTACTGGACTGTTCGTCGAGCGCAATTATTGCTTTTAGTGCGATTCGGGAAGAGAAATCGGGTAAGGTTATTGATTTTCGGTATGTAGCCCAGAATGAGGCCAACCGGCAAAATCCGGGCCGAACAGATGAGCAAGTGATTGGGCATACGATGCTTGAACATTTTCCGCACGTAATTCAAACCGGCTTATTCGATCGTTATATTCAGGTTTTGGAAACGGGAGTGCCTGCGCGCTTCGAGCAGGAGTATAATCACGATCTGATGACGGGCTGGTATGAGATTTCAGTTGTTAAATGGGATGATGGTATTGTGCTTACTCTGGTCAATATTACCGAGAAAAAGAAACATCAGCAGCAACTGGAACTGGCAAACCGGGAACTTCAACAGGCCAATGATAACCTGCGTCAGTTTGCCTATGTGGCCAGCCACGATTTGCAGGAACCGTTACGGAAAATTATGGCATTTGGCGATATACTGCGCGATCAGTTTACTGCCCAACTCAATGATTACGGAAAAGATATCATTACCCGAATGCAGTCGGCCGCCGTACGCATGTCGGCGCTTATTAAAGATGTGTCGGCCTATTCTAAAATCAGTACCCATCGGGTTCCCTTTCAGCCCGTGCTGCTGGAAGAGGTGCTGAGCGATATTCAAGCCGAATTAGTACCCGAAATGGAGAAGGCCGGTGCCAAATTGCTGATTGAATCTTTACCGATCGTTCTGGGAGATTTTGTGCAATTGCGCCAACTATTTAGCAATTTACTGATCAACTCCCTAAAATTCAGACCAACCGATCGGCCGGTCCGAATTCAGATAAAAAGCCAAACGGTTGCTGGTGCAGAAGGCCCCGACGAATTAAAGCCAGCCAGGTTCTACCACAAGATTGCTGTAATTGACAACGGAATCGGATTTGAAGAAAAGTATTCAGAACAGATTTTTCAGGTGTTTCAGCGACTTCATAACCGCCAACAGTATGAAGGAACGGGCGTTGGGCTGGCTATTTGTCGGCGGGTAGCCGAAAATCATCATGGCGCCATCACCGCAACCGGCCGTTTGGGACAAGGAGCCATCTTTACCGTTTATTTGCCCGTATGAAGTTGAGATTCGGGAATCGGTTTATGCGCTGTCGCGGGTAAGTTGCAGCCATAAGCCATGAATCGAATAGCATAAATCAACCTAAACCTATGGATACTGACT harbors:
- a CDS encoding HAMP domain-containing sensor histidine kinase; the encoded protein is MTIRNRLAFRFTGLVSAILLLTFVSIYAFCWYFIASDFYRRLDRKANTLGEMLIRHRLDAQLIRQLSNIRKDQLPNQKIIVFDRRDSLIYVTSDAVKLAISPTTISSIRKQKRREFRQGEYYVCGIRFMTASGQYVVIASAENVYGDVFLRQLLWALIGLFILSIGITAFSGWFFAGDALQPMQRIDQILNAIFPQNRNERLPVNPDDDELSRLSVTINRLLDRIAESFRLQRMFVANVSHELKNPLTQISSQLEVSLLNQRDPGAYQQTIRSVLDDVTSLSELTHELLQLSQISQDNTDGLLTDDVRIDELVWDIRDEVNAINSRYEVSVDLGELPDDPEHLTVRGNKTLLCAALKNLIENACKFSFDGHANVHINFSPSTLQVSITNEGPPIPETDLPYIFEPFYRSRQTAEVRGYGVGLSLVERIIRLHGGQITVSSAPSQPTVFRMVLNR
- a CDS encoding response regulator transcription factor, producing MKLLVVEDEPKTLQAIQQGLEESQFEVDIAYDGLIAKRLALKNNYAAIISDVILPGLNGFELCRQLRAEGLTTPILLLTALGESDDKISGFDAGADQYLTKPFQFTELLARVRSLTKRGTQVSMTAQTLRFGGIEMNLDAKTVSRDGQSIELTAREFALLEFLMRNQGRVLSKPEIAEHVWDLNFDTGTNVVEVYINYLRKKIDKDFPTKLIHTQFGMGYVFKEE
- a CDS encoding bifunctional alpha,alpha-trehalose-phosphate synthase (UDP-forming)/trehalose-phosphatase; this encodes MNNLNGTFTRLIIVAYRLPFSIKKTKDEVSLFQNSGGLVSAVLSLAERMGQTGDEHAPKIHWIGHCDNSLKTIEQSAFENEHFVAHPVFVDDDIHQAFYEGFCNEIIWPLFHYFPSFASFQESYFDAYQQVNTRFLEELTSIIEPGDLVWIHDFQLMLLPEMLRKAVPDATIGYFFHIPFPTYEIIKLLPRTWRQALVGGILGSDVIGFHTADYTQHFFQNVAEVLALPIIEQRIVLADRSVYVGDFPISIDFTKFDEGSQAEAVLKTRRQHKQLLRQNKIIFSVDRLDYSKGITYRLQGYERFLTQNPDWHDRVTFVMTVVPSRDRISHYQEIKREIEETVGRINGLFGTIGWRPVVYSYLSLTFTELLSLYTGCDIALITPIRDGMNLVCKEFVASRRDNQGVLILSELAGAAQELPDALIINPTDTQEVATAIKDALDMPVQEQKRRMKKMRQHIQNHNVFRWSHNFLGAFSQTQTTEMATNLPVPEFSEAYQKAQHRLLLFDFDGTLAPIVNDPAKAQLSNNIRPMLDRLAQKNDLVIISGRNRAFLEKAMEALPVTLVAEHGAFIKKPEQDWQQLDLTDSDWVEPIRATMSDYTALFPESFIEQKETAIAWHFRMVQADDVEGKAIELATMLRNIPTATKLTVIQGNKVIEVKPELHSKGTIAQKLFEQDNYDFIVSIGDDTTDEDMFRQLPNWAYTLKVGPGISFARYQLARQRDVEMLLELIDQS
- a CDS encoding (4Fe-4S)-binding protein; its protein translation is MSETPDITKTYSNGEITVVWKPSVCIHSKLCWTQLSDVFDPRKKPWVNINGAGSERIMEQVDRCPSKALSYFRNEDAVQPDDIQAESLVEPLPNGPLLVYGNLRIKDAEGHETQKNKVTAFCRCGGSHNKPYCDGTHLKIGFVG
- a CDS encoding OsmC family protein produces the protein MASVTARIERTPYETHLSTASQVIVVDEPLDMGGQDRGMRPGELLASSLASCTVITLRMYADRKGWPLDSAVAHVEYTHDTQQKRSQFTMKLILNGDLTAEQRLRLLEIADRCPVHRVLENPVDFDTTLVDAPHYHESSSTDSKHLNENPSLLP
- the pyrE gene encoding orotate phosphoribosyltransferase, which produces MNSLSTQQAVARHLLTVQAVRLQPNAPFTWSSGWKSPIYCDNRVTLAYPEVRSFIKNALADRIRQAFPLADVIAGVATAGIPQGVLVADVLNLPYCYVRPEPKAHGMGKQIEGRLEAGQRVVVIEDLISTGGSSLKVVDALRGAGAIVLGMAAIFTYGFPVATQNFANKNVSLECLSNYDVLLAEAQQLNYISAEAMGSLAAWREKPAEWGHEPN
- a CDS encoding PAS domain-containing protein → MKVDLSNQLPNPLLESVFQNSLNGIVLCQAIRNTQNEIVDFRIVRCNERAAAMSGLSQEQMLSRTMLELDLHGSCSGIFYQYKEVVETGLPAHVEHYLKPADRWMTQSLACYDDSVLASWTDITDQKRIELERQQETELLQAILDNTQTGIAVMQSVRDDYGKVVDFRFTHINTNAERITKRPKADVIGLLYSETWPGAQTNGVLDWHIQVAETNEPARINSVNLPVDGYNGWYTIWIRPLGDGVIATFVDITALKRAELANQQQAELLRSVLDCSSSAIIAFSAIREEKSGKVIDFRYVAQNEANRQNPGRTDEQVIGHTMLEHFPHVIQTGLFDRYIQVLETGVPARFEQEYNHDLMTGWYEISVVKWDDGIVLTLVNITEKKKHQQQLELANRELQQANDNLRQFAYVASHDLQEPLRKIMAFGDILRDQFTAQLNDYGKDIITRMQSAAVRMSALIKDVSAYSKISTHRVPFQPVLLEEVLSDIQAELVPEMEKAGAKLLIESLPIVLGDFVQLRQLFSNLLINSLKFRPTDRPVRIQIKSQTVAGAEGPDELKPARFYHKIAVIDNGIGFEEKYSEQIFQVFQRLHNRQQYEGTGVGLAICRRVAENHHGAITATGRLGQGAIFTVYLPV